Below is a window of Cytophaga hutchinsonii ATCC 33406 DNA.
TAATCCCGTTATAAGCATAGCATTTAATTGTAAATACTTTGTAAAATAGGTAGATTTACCTCATACTCATCTTTCTATGAAATATTTATTCATCCCCTTTATTGCGCTGTTTATTCTTGTAAGTGTTACGTCATGCAACAAGCATTCTTCCTATCCTTGTCCGGGTCTGGGCCAGGCAAATGAGGCTGATATCAGTCAGTTTGATGAGAATGGTGCGCTGAAAACAGATTCCAAGAAGAAAAAGAAAAGTAATGTAAACGGCCGATTTAATGTTGACAATGGATTGATCAATAAAAAGAATCCGAAGCAGCTTAAATCAAAAGGCCGCAAACGCGTTTAATGCATCTTACATGAGAAAACAACACGTTGTATTTATTTATTCCTGCATCTTTCTGATGCTTTTGTCGTTTACCGGCTTTAGTCAGACGGGCTATCACGAAAAAAATGTAAATATTCAGAAGAAGCAGAAAGACATGACTTCTTCGGAGGGAAACATTAAAGTAAAGAAGAGCAAGAGCGCCAATATATCAAAGAATCAGAAAAACATGGGCCAGTCTCAGGGTACCATGAACGCAAAGCAGGCTACGGCCTCTCATACCAGCGGACCAAAAAATAATCAGGCATTAGCGGAAGCAAATAAAGGTACAAATGTGCAGAAAAAGCAACGTCAGATGGGTACCAGTACCGGTGATGTTGTTGTTTCGAATAAAACTGGTGTTAAACCGCCGCTGCATGATAATACGGTAATCGTTGATAATTCCGCACAACGCAAGCAATCCAAACAAATGAGTAAATACCAGGGTGATATTGTTCCTTCGGAATCAAATTCACATGGGCCGTTAAACTCAGGTTCTATGGTACTTGCGCGTGAGATGGACAGAAAGCAGGAAAAGCAGCGTGCAAAATATTCAGGCGATATTGCGAACAATTTCCTGGCTAAGCGCTCTAAAATGCGTGAAGACAAAAACAGACAGGTTTCCTCATACAAAGGAGATATTCTGGTTAGCACACTTAATGCACGCGCAAAACGTACGCGTAAGAAAGCAAAAGATATTGCGAACTACAGAGGAGACATTGTTGTTAAAAATGTTAAGAAAGGCATGCACCCAAGTGCTGTTTACCAGGGTGGAAAAGTCAAGAATTCTTATGCTCAGAAAGAGAAATACCGTAAGAAAATGCTTAAGAAATACGGTAAAACAGAAGGCCTTGAAGATGCAAACTGGCAAAAAGAAAAACAGAAAAACAGTACTCCAAGATACGACAAGCGAGAAGCCGAGATCTGGAATTTACAAACAAAATAAATGAACTGGATTCCATTAACATCCGAAAATCAATTACAGGAAATCATAACGGGGTCTGCAGAGGCTCCTGTTATGATTTTCAAGCACAGCACACGCTGTTCCATCAGTTCTACGGCTCTAAGCCGTTTAGAGCGTAACTGGAACGAAAGTGAAATGGCCATTAAAACCGTTTATTTAGATTTGCTGGCATACCGTCCGGTATCTGCACAAATTGAAAACCTGCTCCATGTTGAACACCAATCGCCGCAGGCAATACTTATTAAAAATGGCAAATCGATCTGGGATGGTTCGCATTACGATATTCAGTATGATGCAATTAAAAAAGCCCTGGGAAAATAGTATAAAGTACTGAGTACAGAGTAATTCAATCATAAATCATACGAATTATATTAGTAAAAAAGGTAAAGCCGGAGATTAAATAATCTCTGGTTTTACCTTTTTTACTTGGTACTCTGTACTTAGTACTTTATACTTCTAAAAGTTAAACGACACTTCCTGCACAATATCCGGATGCAGGCTTAAGGCAACCGGACAGGTATGAGCTGCACGTTTAAGGATTTCAGCCTGTTTGGGAGTTAGCTGCTGCGGATCAGGCAAGGTAAAAGCAATATGTATTCCGGCAATTTTTCTTGGCGGCTCTTTAGTCATTATCTTTTCAATAGTTGCTGTAATTCCTTCAAATACAATATTCTCACGGGCAGCCACTATACCCATGATTGTCATCATACAGCTGCACAAAGCAGCGCTTACCAAATCTGTTGGCGAATACGCCTCTCCTCTGCCGTTGTTGTCTGTTGGCGCATCTGTAATAACAGTATTGCCTGATTTCAGATGTGTGCCTGTTGTACGAAGTCCTCCGAGATATTCTGCGGTCATTTGATACATAAAAGAAATATTTTAGCGTTGTTAGGAAAATTAGTAAATTTAGCGGAAGCCTTTATTTATGAAAGTACAAAATACTTATTTAATCGTATTATTATTTCTTTTTCAAGTTCCGGTTTTTGCTCAGCGCGAAGGAGCTATTGAGTATGAACAGGAATTTATTGCCGGGATCAATTTTAATACGAATGCTGGATTAATCGGAGGCATTACGTTGCGCTATACTAAATTACTGTTTGAATCTAAAACACAGTTTCACAATTTCGGGCTTGATCTTGGTATTGTAAAACACCCTAAAGAACTGCGTTATGCAAATCAATCAGGGGCCGGTTCATTTATCGCTTATAAGTCACACCACTTGGTGGTACTCAGGCCAACATACGGGCGGGAATTTGTGTTGTTCCATAAAGGCAATGAAGATGGGGTTCAGCTTGATCTGATTATAAACGGCGGTCTTTCGTTTGGTATTTTAACTCCTTATTATATTCAATACCAGCAACCCAACAGTACCGTATCCGAAAGTATCCCATACAGTCCTGATATTCCAAATTTTGCAATAACGAGTATTATTTCTTCTTCCGGCTATTTAACGGGTTTTGGAGAATCTAAAATTGTACCCGGACTTCATTTAAAAACAGGCTTTAGTTTTGAATACGGACATTTCTCAAATAAAGTAACCGGCATAGAGGCAGGCTTTTTACTGGAAGCCTTTACGCAGAAGATGGTTATGATGGAAGCACCTGCAAATGACCCGGGGTATTTTAAAAACAATCAGG
It encodes the following:
- the ytxJ gene encoding bacillithiol system redox-active protein YtxJ, whose translation is MNWIPLTSENQLQEIITGSAEAPVMIFKHSTRCSISSTALSRLERNWNESEMAIKTVYLDLLAYRPVSAQIENLLHVEHQSPQAILIKNGKSIWDGSHYDIQYDAIKKALGK
- a CDS encoding OsmC family protein; translation: MYQMTAEYLGGLRTTGTHLKSGNTVITDAPTDNNGRGEAYSPTDLVSAALCSCMMTIMGIVAARENIVFEGITATIEKIMTKEPPRKIAGIHIAFTLPDPQQLTPKQAEILKRAAHTCPVALSLHPDIVQEVSFNF